A genome region from Polyodon spathula isolate WHYD16114869_AA chromosome 19, ASM1765450v1, whole genome shotgun sequence includes the following:
- the LOC121294628 gene encoding ubiquitin carboxyl-terminal hydrolase 47-like isoform X1: MFRFFINLISSFRSKKNCELVPSEQIENAADEPRVLCIIQDTTNAKTVNERLTLNLPASTSLRKLFEDVASKAGYVNDTFDLVWGSPTDLAPLDHSSDKSLSDSGFEAGKKNFLHLTDKDGEQPQIASDESGTADSSGLDDSSQDRFVGPLPRDSTVGCSSDYSSQSYSYSSILNKSETGYVGLVNQAMTCYLNSLLQTLYMTPEFRNALYNWEFEESEEDQVTSIPYQLQRLFVLLQTSKKRAIETTDVTRSFGWDSSEAWQQHDVQELCRVMFDALEQKWRQTEQADLINQLYQGKLKDYVRCLECGYESWRVDTYLDIPLVIRPYGSSQAFASVEEALQAFIQPETLDGPNQYFCERCKKKCDARKGLRFLHVPYLLTLQLKRFDFDYTTMHRIKLNDRMTFPEELDMSPFIDVEDEKSPQTESSTDSGAENEGSCHSDQMSNDFSNDDGFDEGICLDNTSSAVLKSKSSLTYELFSVMVHSGSAAGGHYYACIKSFSDSQWYSFNDQHVSKITQDDIRKTYGGASGSRGFYSSAFASSTNAYMLIYRLKNPSRNAKYLDVQEFPEHIKCLVQKEKEMEEQEKRQREIERNTCKIKLFCMHPVKMIMMENKLEVHRDKTLKEAVEMAYKLVNLDGIVPLDCCRLVKYDEFHEYLEKSYEGEEETPMGLLLGGVKSSYMFDLLLETRRPEQVFQLYKPGEVMVKVHVVDLKTETIALPVTVRAYLNQTVTEFTQLLSRATGLSADTMRIVLERCYNDLRLLYVPNKTLKAEGFFRSNKVFIESSDSTDHQVTFTDSHLWKLLDRHGNTIRLYVSLPVQSQLNRTLSQKVDGDSGGLEDTFEREKGNRKTVEAILEESTEKLKNLSLQQHQGGNNVKSTEACDFENIESPSQKADCTSLDNRELENRIPISDPENNLQSEERSDSDLNNDRSTSSVDSDILSSSHSSDTLCNADSAPIPLANGLDSHSITCSRRSKANEGKKETWDTAEEDSGTDSEYDENGKSKGETQYAYFRAEPYTSDDGSGEGQKCLLVHLDKRITLAAFKQNVETFVGVPSSQFKVFRVYANNQEFESVRLNETLSSFSDDNKMIIRLGRALKKGEYRVKVYQLLVNDPEPCRFLIDSVFAKGMTVRQSKEELLLPLKEQCKLNLSIDRFRLRKKTWKNPGTVFLDYHVYEEDINISSNWEVFLEVLDEPEKMKSMSQLAVLARRWSPSQMKLEPFQEVVLESSSVDELKQKLSEISGIPVENTEFAKGRGTFPCDISILEIHHDLDWNPKVSTLNVWPLYICDDGAVVFYRDKTEELMDLSDEDRNELMKKESSRLLKTGHRVNYSPRKEKALKIYLDGAPSKDSSQD, encoded by the exons ATGTTCAGATTCTTCATCAATTTGATATCAAGTTTCAGAAGCAAGAAAAATTGTGAACTGGTGCCTTCTGAACAG ATTGAAAATGCTGCAGATGAACCTCGCGTGCTGTGTATCATTCAGGACACCACCAATGCGAAGACCGTTAATGAGAGACTTACCTTAAACCTCCCTGCTTCAACCTCCCTCAGAAAGCTCTTTGAGGATGTCGCCTCCAAGGCTGGCTATGTAAATGACACTTTTGATTTGGTGTGGGGCAGCCCTACAGACTTG gctCCCCTGGATCACAGTAGTGACAAATCTCTGTCAGATTCTGGCTTTGAAGCAGGGAAGAAAAATTTTCTACATCTGACTGATAAAGATGGTGAACAGCCTCAGATAGCATCA GATGAATCGGGTACAGCGGACAGCAGTGGCCTTGATGACAGCTCTCAGGACAGATTCGTTGGTCCTCTTCCTAGAGACAGCACAGTCGGCTGCAGCAGCGACTACAGCAGCCAGAGCTACTCGTACTCCTCTATCCTCAACAAATCAGAAACGG GATATGTTGGTTTGGTAAACCAAGCCATGACATGCTACCTAAACAGCTTGCTGCAGACCCTCTATATGACtcctgagttcagaaatgctctGTACAA CTGGGAGTTTGAGGAGTCTGAAGAAGACCAAGTTACCAGCATCCCATACCAGCTCCAGCGGCTCTTTGTTTTGTTGCAAACCAGTAAGAAAAGAGCCATCGAAACAACAGATGTGACCCGCAGCTTTGGTTGGGACAGCAGTGAAG CTTGGCAACAGCATGATGTGCAGGAGTTATGCAGAGTCATGTTTGATGCGCTGGAGCAAAAGTGGAGACAGACTGAGCAG GCTGACCTTATCAATCAGCTGTATCAGGGCAAGTTGAAGGATTATGTACGGTGTCTGGAGTGTGGATATGAGAGCTGGAGGGTCGACACTTACCTTGATATCCCGTTGGTCATCCGACCCTATGGTTCCAGCCAGGCATTTGCCAGTGTG GAAGAAGCACTTCAAGCATTTATTCAGCCAGAGACTCTGGATGGCCCCAATCAATACTTCTGTGAGCGCTGTAAAAAGAAATGTGATGCACGCAAG gGCTTGAGGTTCCTGCACGTTCCATACCTGTTGACGCTCCAGTTAAAGCGATTTGACTTTGACTACACCACAATGCATCGGATTAAGCTGAATGACCGTATGACTTTTCCCGAAGAGCTGGATATGAGTCCTTTTATTGATGTAGAAGATGAG AAATCGCCTCAAACTGAGAGTAGCACAGACAGTGGAGCTGAAAACGAAGGGAGCTGCCACAGTGATCAGATGAGCAATGATTTCTCCAATGATGATGGCTTTGATGAAGGAATTTGTCTGGATAACACCagcagtgcagttttaaaatctaAG AGTTCTTTAACTTATGAACTCTTCTCAGTCATGGTCCACTCTGGAAGTGCTGCTGGGGGACACTACTACGCTTGCATCAAATCGTTCAGCGACAGCCAGTGGTACAGTTTTAATGATCAGCATGTTAGCAAG ATTACCCAAGATGACATCAGGAAAACTTATGGTGGAGCTTCGGGAAGCAGAGGCTTTTACTCCAGTGCCTTTGCCAG CTCTACAAATGCATACATGCTGATTTATAGGCTTAAGAATCCTTCAAGGAATGCAA AGTATTTGGATGTTCAAGAATTTCCAGAGCATATAAAGTGTCTAGTTCAAAAAGAGAAGGAGATGGAAGAGCAGGAAAAGAGGCAACGTGAAATTGAACGCAACACCTGCAAG ATTAAGCTGTTTTGCATGCACCCTGTGAAGATGATAATGATGGAAAACAAACTTGAGGTCCATAGAGATAAAACACTGAAGGAAGCTGTGGAAATGGCATATAAG ttagTGAATCTGGATGGGATTGTTCCACTGGACTGCTGTCGACTTGTTAAATATGATGAGTTTCATGAGTACCTGGAAAAGTCCTATGAAGGAGAAGAGGAGACCCCAATGGGATTGTTGCTAGGTGGAGTGAAGTCATCATATATGTTTGACCTGCTGTTAGAAACAAGAAGACCAGAACAGGTCTTCCAACTGTACAAACCAGGAG AAGTAATGGTGAAAGTGCATGTTGTTGACCTGAAAACGGAGACTATTGCCCTTCCTGTCACTGTTAGAGCTTACTTGAACCAGACAGTCACAGAGTTCACCCAGCTCCTTTCACGG GCAACAGGGCTTTCTGCTGACACGATGCGCATAGTGCTGGAGCGTTGCTATAATGATCTAAGACTGCTCTATGTGCCCAATAAGACACTGAAAGCAGAGGGATTTTTTAGAAGCAACAAG GTGTTTATTGAAAGCTCCGATTCAACAGATCACCAGGTCACATTTACAGATTCTCATTTATGGAAGCTTCTTGATCGCCATGGAAACACTATTAGGTTGTATGTTTCTTTACCTGTACAATCCCAGCTTAACAGGACCCTTTCACAAAAAGTTGATGGCGATTCGGGCGGTTTGGAGGACACCTTCGAAAGGGAGAAGGGTAACAGAAAGACTGTAGAAGCAATTTTGGAAGAAAGCACTGAAAAACTCAAGAACTTGTCACTCCAGCAGCATCAGGGAGGGAACAACGTCAAGAGCACAGAGGCATGTGACTTTGAGAATATCGAGTCCCCCTCCCAGAAGGCTGATTGTACTTCATTAGACAACAGAGAGCTGGAGAACCGGATTCCGATCTCTGATCCTGAAAACAACTTGCAGTCAGAAGAGCGCTCGGACTCTGACTTAAACAATGACCGCAGCACTAGCTCAGTGGATAGCGATATCCTCAGCTCCAGTCACAGTAGTGACACATTGTGCAATGCTGACAGTGCCCCTATCCCTTTAGCCAATGGGCTGGATTCTCACAGCATCACGTGCAGTCGGAGGTCAAAAGCAAACGAGGGCAAAAAGGAAACGTGGGATACTGCAGAGGAGGATTCTGGGACGGACAGTGAATATGACGAGAATGGGAAGAGCAAAGGAGAGACCCAGTATGCTTATTTCAGGGCAGAGCCATACACTTCGGATGACGGTTCAGGAGAAGGGCAAAAAT GTTTGTTGGTCCATCTTGATAAACGGATTACACTGGCTGCCTTTAAACAAAATGTGGAGACCTTTGTTGGAGTTCCATCCTCCCAGTTTAAGGTCTTCAGGGTCTACGCCAACAACCAGGAGTTTGAAAGTGTTAGGCTAAATGAAACTCTATCCTCATTTTCAGATGATAACAAG atGATAATACGATTAGGAAGAGCACTAAAAAAGGGAGAGTATCGTGTCAAAGTTTACCAGCTTTTAGTAAATGATCCAGAG CCCTGCAGGTTTTTGATAGATTCAGTGTTTGCAAAAGGAATGACTGTGCGGCAGTCCAAAGAAGAGCTTTTGCTTCCTCTCAAGGAGCAGTGTAAGCTGAACCTCAGTATTGACAG ATTTCGACTGCGAAAAAAGACTTGGAAAAATCCTGGAACAGTATTTCTGGACTATCATGTCTATGAAGAAGATATCAACATCTCCAGCAATTGGGAGGTCTTCCTTGAAGTACTTGATG AACCTGAGAAAATGAAGTCTATGTCTCAGCTGGCAGTGCTAGCAAGGCGATGGAGCCCGTCGCAAATGAAGCTGGAACCCTTCCAGGAAGTGGTCCTGGAAAGCAGCAGCGTCGATGAACTTAAGCAGAAG CTGAGTGAGATTAGTGGGATTCCTGTTGAAAATACAGAATTTGCAAAG GGTAGAGGAACATTTCCCTGTGATATCTCAATATTGGAAATTCATCACGATTTAGATTGGAATCCAAAAGTATCGACACTCAATGTTTGGCCTCTCTATATTTGTGATGATGGAGCGGTTGTCTTTTACAG GGATAAGACAGAGGAGCTGATGGATCTGTCAGATGAAGACAGGAATGAACTCATGAAAAAAGAAAGCAGTCGTCTCCTTAAGACAGGACACAGAGTGAACTACTCTCCCCGTAAAGAGAAAGCATTAAAGATCTATTTGGATGGTGCACCAAGTAAAGACTCAAGCCAGGACTGA